One region of Mangifera indica cultivar Alphonso chromosome 3, CATAS_Mindica_2.1, whole genome shotgun sequence genomic DNA includes:
- the LOC123211495 gene encoding uncharacterized protein LOC123211495 isoform X2: MRGRLVVFPVKGRNWCFSRSVEPLVSESASSLTPSTFKQLWHRVSSSKNSNHLELLIDFISLKMNRAWVGLEMAPQGSLKNKIHGLGLKLLARVKPSEIFLKSISKEVTDVEVNYPSRGTIIHKNYFYGSVSLLPLTFVFSVLPLPNIPFFWILFRTYSHWRALQGSEKLLVLVSDHSGSQNFAVSKTKASEDEQNKCENETNKLLASSWVLKPSSKLDELVSRADKDDGLSKCVISEICKMYKLNTIDVVKYRNSV; this comes from the exons ATGAGAGGGAGATTGGTTGTGTTCCCAGTAAAAGGCAGGAACTGGTGCTTTAGCAGATCCGTTGAGCCTCTTGTATCTGAATCCGCTTCCTCTCTCACTCCCTCCACTTTCAAACAACTATGGCACCGCGTCTCTTCTTCCAAAAACTCCAACCATCTTGAACTCCTCATCGATTTCATTTCTCTTAAG ATGAATAGAGCGTGGGTGGGTCTGGAGATGGCTCCTCAAGGGtctttaaagaacaaaattCATGG GTTGGGTTTGAAGCTGTTGGCACGGGTTAAGCCGTCTGAGATATTCTTGAAATCCATATCCAAGGAGGTTACAGATGTTGAAGTTAATTACCCTTCAAG GGGAACCATCATTCACAAGAATTACTTTTATGGTTCTGTTTCTTTGCTTCCATTGACATTTGTATTTTCT GTTTTGCCTCTGCCTAACATCCCATTCTTTTGGATCCTATTTCGCACTTACTCTCATTGGCGAGCTCTGCAG GGAAGTGAGAAGCTCCTTGTATTAGTCTCAGATCATTCAGGGTCTCAGAACTTTGCTGTTTCTAAAACGAAGGCAAGTGAAGATGAGCAAAACAAATGTGAGAATGAAACTAACAAATTGCTTGCTTCTTCATGG GTGTTGAAGCCATCCTCAAAACTTGATGAGCTTGTTAGCCGAGCGGACAAAGACGATGGGCTGAGTAAATGCGTCATTTCAGAGATCTGCAAGATGTATAAGTTGAACACAATTGATGTTGTCAAATACAGGAATTCAGTGTAG
- the LOC123211495 gene encoding uncharacterized protein LOC123211495 isoform X1 yields MRGRLVVFPVKGRNWCFSRSVEPLVSESASSLTPSTFKQLWHRVSSSKNSNHLELLIDFISLKMNRAWVGLEMAPQGSLKNKIHGLGLKLLARVKPSEIFLKSISKEVTDVEVNYPSSLNARLVRRRLRHIARRGTIIHKNYFYGSVSLLPLTFVFSVLPLPNIPFFWILFRTYSHWRALQGSEKLLVLVSDHSGSQNFAVSKTKASEDEQNKCENETNKLLASSWVLKPSSKLDELVSRADKDDGLSKCVISEICKMYKLNTIDVVKYRNSV; encoded by the exons ATGAGAGGGAGATTGGTTGTGTTCCCAGTAAAAGGCAGGAACTGGTGCTTTAGCAGATCCGTTGAGCCTCTTGTATCTGAATCCGCTTCCTCTCTCACTCCCTCCACTTTCAAACAACTATGGCACCGCGTCTCTTCTTCCAAAAACTCCAACCATCTTGAACTCCTCATCGATTTCATTTCTCTTAAG ATGAATAGAGCGTGGGTGGGTCTGGAGATGGCTCCTCAAGGGtctttaaagaacaaaattCATGG GTTGGGTTTGAAGCTGTTGGCACGGGTTAAGCCGTCTGAGATATTCTTGAAATCCATATCCAAGGAGGTTACAGATGTTGAAGTTAATTACCCTTCAAG CTTAAATGCACGGCTGGTGCGTCGAAGGTTACGTCATATTGCCAGGAG GGGAACCATCATTCACAAGAATTACTTTTATGGTTCTGTTTCTTTGCTTCCATTGACATTTGTATTTTCT GTTTTGCCTCTGCCTAACATCCCATTCTTTTGGATCCTATTTCGCACTTACTCTCATTGGCGAGCTCTGCAG GGAAGTGAGAAGCTCCTTGTATTAGTCTCAGATCATTCAGGGTCTCAGAACTTTGCTGTTTCTAAAACGAAGGCAAGTGAAGATGAGCAAAACAAATGTGAGAATGAAACTAACAAATTGCTTGCTTCTTCATGG GTGTTGAAGCCATCCTCAAAACTTGATGAGCTTGTTAGCCGAGCGGACAAAGACGATGGGCTGAGTAAATGCGTCATTTCAGAGATCTGCAAGATGTATAAGTTGAACACAATTGATGTTGTCAAATACAGGAATTCAGTGTAG
- the LOC123211495 gene encoding uncharacterized protein C23H3.12c isoform X3 produces the protein MRGRLVVFPVKGRNWCFSRSVEPLVSESASSLTPSTFKQLWHRVSSSKNSNHLELLIDFISLKMNRAWVGLEMAPQGSLKNKIHGLGLKLLARVKPSEIFLKSISKEVTDVEVNYPSSLNARLVRRRLRHIARRGTIIHKNYFYGSVSLLPLTFVFSVLPLPNIPFFWILFRTYSHWRALQGSEKLLVLVSDHSGSQNFAVSKTKASEDEQNKCVEAILKT, from the exons ATGAGAGGGAGATTGGTTGTGTTCCCAGTAAAAGGCAGGAACTGGTGCTTTAGCAGATCCGTTGAGCCTCTTGTATCTGAATCCGCTTCCTCTCTCACTCCCTCCACTTTCAAACAACTATGGCACCGCGTCTCTTCTTCCAAAAACTCCAACCATCTTGAACTCCTCATCGATTTCATTTCTCTTAAG ATGAATAGAGCGTGGGTGGGTCTGGAGATGGCTCCTCAAGGGtctttaaagaacaaaattCATGG GTTGGGTTTGAAGCTGTTGGCACGGGTTAAGCCGTCTGAGATATTCTTGAAATCCATATCCAAGGAGGTTACAGATGTTGAAGTTAATTACCCTTCAAG CTTAAATGCACGGCTGGTGCGTCGAAGGTTACGTCATATTGCCAGGAG GGGAACCATCATTCACAAGAATTACTTTTATGGTTCTGTTTCTTTGCTTCCATTGACATTTGTATTTTCT GTTTTGCCTCTGCCTAACATCCCATTCTTTTGGATCCTATTTCGCACTTACTCTCATTGGCGAGCTCTGCAG GGAAGTGAGAAGCTCCTTGTATTAGTCTCAGATCATTCAGGGTCTCAGAACTTTGCTGTTTCTAAAACGAAGGCAAGTGAAGATGAGCAAAACAAAT GTGTTGAAGCCATCCTCAAAACTTGA
- the LOC123211494 gene encoding 26S proteasome regulatory subunit 7 gives MAPEPEDEIKDEKNPRPLDEDDIALLKTYGLGPYSTSIKKVEKEIKDMAKKVNDLCGIKESDTGLAAPSQWDLVSDKQMMQEEQPLQVARCTKIISPNSEDAKYVINVKQIAKFVVGLGDKVSPTDIEEGMRVGVDRNKYQIQIPLPPKIDPSVTMMTVEEKPDVTYNDVGGCKEQIEKMREVVELPMLHPEKFVKLGIDPPKGVLCYGPPGTGKTLLARAVANRTDACFIRVIGSELVQKYVGEGARMVRELFQMARAKKACIVFFDEVDAIGGARFDDGVGGDNEVQRTMLEIVNQLDGFDARGNIKVLMATNRPDTLDPALLRPGRLDRKVEFGLPDLESRTQIFKIHTRTMNCERDIRFELLARLCPNSTGADIRSVCTEAGMYAIRARRKTVTEKDFLDAVNKVIKGYQKFSATPKYMVYN, from the exons ATGGCACCCGAGCCCGAAGATGAGATCAAGGACGAAAAGAACCCTAGACCTCTCGATGAGGACGATATCGCTCTTCTCAAAACCTAC GGTTTAGGACCTTACTCGACAAGCATTAAGaaagttgaaaaagaaattaaggaTATGGCTAAAAAGGTGAATGACTTATGTGGTATCAAGGAGTCTGACACTGGATTAGCTGCACCAAGCCAGTGGGATCTTGTTTCTGATAAGCAGATGATGCAGGAGGAGCAACCTCTTCAg GTGGCAAGGTGCACGAAGATAATCAGTCCTAACTCTGAGGATGCCAAATATGTCATTAATGTTAAGCAAATTGCCAAG TTTGTTGTTGGCCTTGGTGACAAAGTTTCCCCTACTGATATTGAAGAAGGCATGCGTGTGGG GGTTGATCGGAACAAGTATCAGATTCAAATTCCATTGCCTCCAAAAATTGATCCAAGTGTGACCATGATGACAGTGGAGGAGAAGCCGGATGTGACATATAATGATGTTGGGGGTTGCAAGGAGCAAATTGAAAAGATGCGAGAA GTTGTTGAGCTACCCATGCTTCATCCGGAGAAATTTGTGAAGCTTGGTATTGATCCACCGAAGGGTGTTCTCTGCTATGGGCCACCTGGAACGGGTAAAACACTTCTAGCTAGAGCTGTAGCTAATAGAACTGATGCATGTTTCATCCGTGTAATTGGAAGTGAGCTTGTTCAGAAATACGTTGGTGAGGGAGCTCGTATGGTTCGTGAGTTGTTTCAG ATGGCACGTGCAAAGAAGGCCTGTATTGTGTTCTTTGACGAAGTTGATGCCATAGGAGGTGCACGTTTTGATGATGGTGTTGGTGGAGATAATGAGGTCCAGCGTACAATGCTTGAAATTGTGAATCAACTTGATGGGTTTGATGCTCGTGGAAATATCAAAGTTCTAATGGCAACAAACAG GCCTGACACACTTGATCCTGCATTGTTACGACCAGGACGGTTAGATCGTAAGGTTGAGTTTGGCCTTCCTGATTTGGAGAGTAGAACACAGATATTTAAGATCCATACACGAACAATGAACTGTGAAAGAGATATCCGTTTTGAACTCTTGGCTCGGCTTTGCCCAAATTCAACTG GAGCTGATATAAGGAGTGTATGCACAGAAGCTGGAATGTACGCCATTCGGGCAAGAAGGAAAACAGTGACAGAGAAAGACTTCCTTGATGCAGTGAATAAAGTCATCAAGGGATACCAAAAGTTCAGTGCAACCCCCAAATACATGGTCTACAATTGA
- the LOC123212552 gene encoding protein STRUBBELIG-RECEPTOR FAMILY 7-like: MVEKWRRMLVFLWLILCILEWKPPCINAATDPNDASALKAMYSSLNSPGQLNQWTGDDPCGQSWKGVSCSGQRVTEIKISGLGLSGQMGWQLSSLTSLTNLDVSNNNIGSDIPYNLPPNLQQLNLGNNNFTGYPPYSISQMTALKYLNLAHNKLQGQLNDMFGQLSSLSTLDLSFNSLTGNLPGSFSSLSSLSSLYLQNNQFTGPINVLADLPLDNLNIAKNHFTGWIPAQLKGINLQKDGNSFNSGPAPPPPPGTPPASKSSSKHKDSGHTHESPSNSGGGSKSGIGGGGIAGILISIIVVGAIIAFFLVKRRSKRASLDIEKLDNQPFAPLASKEVQEMKSIKTSSGISTKTFETSASINLRPPPIDRHKSFDEDDFSKKPVVVKKAITAPTNVTAYSIADLQMATGSFNVDNLLGEGTFGRVYRAQFDDGKVLAVKKIDSSALPGEVSEDFPEIVSNISKLHHPNVMELVGYCSEYSQHLLIYEFHRNGSLHDFLHLLDEDNKPLIWNTRVKIALGTARALEYLHEVCSPSIVHKNIKSANILLDTELNPHLSDSGMGSFMPNADQLLNNNAGAGYNAPEVAMSGQYTIKSDVYSFGVVMLELLTGRKPFDSSRPRSEQSLVRWATPQLHDIDALAKMVDPALKGLYPVKSLSRFADVIALCVQPEPEFRPPMSEVVQALVRLVQRANMSRRTIGNEQGASQRGDNQDTQDYTS, from the exons ATGGTGGAGAAATGGAGAAGAATGCTGGTATTTTTATGGCTGATTCTGTGCATTTTGGAATGGAAACCCCCTTGCATCAATGCTGCTACAGATCCCAACGATG CTTCTGCTTTAAAGGCCATGTACAGCAGTTTAAATTCACCTGGTCAGCTAAACCAGTGGACTGGCGATGATCCATGTGGGCAATCTTGGAAAGGAGTTTCTTGCTCAGGCCAGCGAGTCACAGAAAT TAAAATATCAGGTCTTGGACTCAGTGGACAAATGGGTTGGCAGCTCTCAAGTTTGACATCATTAACCAACCT AGATGTGAGCAATAATAATATTGGAAGTGACATTCCCTATAATCTTCCGCCAAACTTGCAGCAATT AAATCttggaaataataattttactggATATCCCCCTTACTCTATTTCCCAAATGACCGCCCTTAAGTACCT AAATCTGGCTCACAATAAACTTCAGGGTCAACTAAATGACATGTTTGGACAACTTTCTTCTCTCTCTACATT GGATCTCTCTTTTAATTCTCTGACAGGTAACCTGCCTGGGAGTTTTAGTTCCCTTTCAAGTCTGAGCTCACT GTATTTGCAGAACAATCAGTTTACTGGTCCTATTAATGTTCTTGCTGATCTACCTCTTGATAATCT GAACATCGCAAAAAACCATTTCACAGGCTGGATTCCTGCACAGTTGAAAGGCATTAATTTACA GAAGGATGGTAACTCATTTAACTCTGGACCAGCCCCTCCGCCTCCACCAGGTACACCTCCAGCCAGCAAAAGTAGCTCAAAGCACAAAGACAGTGGTCATACTCATGAAAGCCCATCAAATAGTGGTGGTGGCAGCAAATCAGGAATAGGGGGTGGTGGCATAGCAGGGATACTCATCTCCATAATTGTTGTTGGGGCAATAATAGCGTTCTTTTTGGTGAAGAGAAGATCCAAGAGGGCATCTTTGGATATAGAAAAGCTTGATAATCAGCCCTTTGCGCCTCTTGCTTCTAAAGAAGTGCAAG AAATGAAATCTATAAAGACTTCCTCTGGAATCAGCACAAAGACCTTTGAAACTTCTGCCTCAATAAATCTACGACCCCCTCCAATTGATCGTCATAAATCatttgatgaagatgatttttcaaagaaGCCCGTTGTTGTCAAGAAAGCTATTACAGCTCCCACAAATGTGACAGCATATTCAATAGCTGACTTGCAGATGGCCACTGGAAGCTTCAATGTTGATAACCTTCTTGGTGAGGGCACTTTTGGACGTGTTTATCGAGCACAATTTGATGATGGGAAG GTTCTTGCTGTGAAGAAAATCGACTCATCTGCTCTTCCTGGTGAAGTGTCTGAAGATTTTCCAGAGATAGTTTCAAACATCTCCAAGTTGCATCATCCGAATGTAATGGAGCTGGTGGGTTACTGTTCTGAGTATAGCCAGCACCTGCTAATCTATGAGTTCCATAGAAATGGGTCTCTGCATGACTTCCTGCATCTATTAGATGAAGACAACAAACCTCTGATATGGAACACCCGTGTTAAAATTGCTCTTGGGACTGCACGTGCATTGGA GTACCTGCATGAAGTTTGCTCGCCATCAATTGTCCACAAGAATATAAAGTCAGCCAATATATTACTGGACACTGAGCTCAATCCTCACCTTTCAGACTCTGGCATGGGCAGCTTTATGCCAAATGCAGATCAG TTGTTGAACAATAACGCAGGTGCTGGATACAATGCACCTGAGGTTGCCATGTCTGGTCAATATACCATAAAAAGTGATGTCTACAGTTTTGGGGTTGTCATGTTGGAGCTTCTTACTGGACGTAAACCATTCGATAG TTCAAGGCCAAGATCTGAGCAATCTTTGGTTCGATGGGCAACTCCTCAGCTGCATGACATTGATGCACTCGCGAAAATGGTCGATCCTGCTCTCAAAGGGCTCTATCCAGTCAAATCTCTCTCTCGCTTTGCAGATGTCATTGCTCTTTGTGTCCAG CCGGAGCCAGAATTCAGACCCCCAATGTCAGAAGTGGTACAAGCATTGGTTCGATTAGTTCAGCGAGCTAACATGAGCAGAAGAACAATTGGAAATGAGCAAGGAGCATCCCAGCGAGGTGACAACCAAGATACACAGGATTACACGTCTTAG
- the LOC123211375 gene encoding O-fucosyltransferase 36-like, translating to MGRDSPDEDEDREILIHQNNTKHREPHSTLRIDDSAPPTRRHSGVNFSSLNKRYLFAIFLPVLILILYVSVDLHGLFPANVAKVRLDSAGDSMHESELRALYLLKQQQSQLVAMWNQSFFNINNSISNQNSYRFFQDAKSILLNQISLNKQIQQVLLSPHKTSNFSQNDDAWNPAFGPDGCRKKDSWATDRRTIEWNPKQDKYLFAICLSGQMSNHLICLEKHIFFAAVLGRVLVMPSFRVDYQFSRVLDIEHINKCVGRKVAVSFEEFEESRINHLHIEKFICYFSSPQPCYIDKEHMKELKLLKLYIGKIETPWEEDVKKPSKKTIQDIEATFKSDDDVIAIGDVYYADVESDWLMQPGGPIAHNCKTLIEPSRLILLTAQRFIQTFLGSNFVAVHFRRHGFLKFCNAKKPSCFYPTPQAADCITRIVERANAPVIYLSTDAAESETRLLQSLVLVNGKTIPLVRRPAHHSAEKWDSLLYRHHLGGDTQVEAMLDKTICALSSVFIGASGSTFTEDILRLRKSWGSASVCDEYLCQGEDPNFIAKDE from the exons ATGGGCCGAGATTcaccagacgaagacgaagatcGCGAGATCTTGATTCACCAAAACAACACCAAGCACCGTGAACCACATTCCACATTGCGCATTGACGACTCCGCCCCACCAACACGGCGTCATTCCGGTGTTAATTTCAGCAGTCTTAATAAAAGGTACCTTTTTGCTATCTTCCTTCCagtcctcatcctcatcctttATGTCTCCGTCGATCTCCATGGTCTTTTCCCCGCGAATGTTGCAAAAGTCAGACTCGATTCCGCCGGCGACTCCATGCACGAGTCTGAGCTACGCGCTTTGTATTTACTTAAACAGCAGCAATCTCAGCTCGTCGCGATGTGGAaccaatcattttttaatattaataattccATTAGTAATCAAAATTCTTATCGATTCTTTCAAGACGCTAAATCGATTCTTCTCAATCAGATTTCTCTGAACAAACAGATTCAGCAAGTTCTTTTATCTCCTCATAAAACTTCAAACTTCTCGCAAAACGATGATGCTTGGAACCCGGCCTTTGGTCCCGACGGCTGTAGAAAGAAAGATTCATGGGCTACAGATAGAAGAACCATTGAATGGAATCCAAAGCAAGATAAATACTTGTTCGCGATTTGTTTGTCGGGCCAAATGTCTAACCATTTGATTTGCTTAGAAAAGCATATATTTTTCGCGGCTGTGTTAGGCCGTGTTTTGGTGATGCCCAGTTTTAGGGTTGATTATCAGTTTAGTAGAGTTCTCGATATCGAGCACATAAACAAATGTGTTGGCAGAAAAGTAGCGGTGTCatttgaagagtttgaagaATCGAGAATAAACCATCTCCACATTGAGAAATTTATCTGTTATTTCTCTTCGCCACAGCCTTGTTATATCGATAAGGAGCATATGAAGGAGTTGAAACTGTTAAAACTTTATATTGGAAAGATTGAGACTCCTTGGGAGGAGGATGTCAAGAAGCCGAGTAAAAAAACAATTCAAGATATTGAGGCAACGTTTAAGAGTGATGATGATGTGATTGCCATTGGTGATGTGTATTATGCCGATGTTGAGAGCGATTGGCTTATGCAGCCTGGTGGTCCAATTGCTCACAACTGTAAGACCTTGATTGAACCTAGCAGGCTCATTTTGCTTACTGCCCAGCGCTTTATTCAGACTTTCTTGGGGAGTAATTTCGTTGCTGTTCATTTTCGCCGCCATGGATTTTTGAAGTTCTG CAATGCTAAAAAGCCAAGTTGCTTTTACCCCACTCCTCAAGCTGCAGATTGTATAACTCGGATTGTTGAAAGGGCCAATGCACCAGTCATATACCTTTCAACAGATGCAGCAGAAAGTGAAACTAGATTGCTGCAGTCACTAGTTTTGGTGAATGGGAAGACTATACCACTTGTTAGGCGGCCTGCTCATCATTCAGCTGAGAAATGGGATTCTTTGCTGTATAGACACCATCTTGGGGGTGACACACAG GTGGAAGCTATGTTGGATAAGACAATCTGTGCTTTGTCTAGTGTGTTCATTGGAGCCTCTGGATCCACCTTCACAGAGGATATCTTGCGGCTGCGCAAGAGTTGGGGATCAGCATCAGTGTGTGATGAATACCTCTGCCAAGGAGAAGATCCCAACTTCATTGCCAAAGATGAATAA